In Chelonia mydas isolate rCheMyd1 chromosome 20, rCheMyd1.pri.v2, whole genome shotgun sequence, a single genomic region encodes these proteins:
- the ADGRE5 gene encoding adhesion G protein-coupled receptor E5 isoform X2 — protein sequence MAPARRLLTLGEPPIPAPAPPGLCIALCLWGTVAQNNGVQAVPAPAGTTEDCNNHMLCPPNAMCVNSTHCTCLDGYHSGKNRFFTDTTETCDDINECMEPSPADCGHNTNCNNTAGSYFCTCLNGYEPSSGKTKFMNASENTCQDIDECRGLSPADCGPHANCTNVPGSYSCSCIHGYEPSSGNASFTHASGDTCQDIDECRGPSPADCGPHANCTNVPGSSSCSCTDGYEPSSGKAKFTHARENTCQDIDECQRNATVCEPHGNCINMPGSYRCKCSWGFGKSQRDTSKICTDIDECRKTPDICGPRATCINTKGSYRCECRAGYVPSNRNTTLCQDIDECHKTPDICGPNATCINTNGSYWCECRAGYVPSNGNTTLCQELTCLTLLDDDNSTEAKNLLGSFQAQAGSLCKAALEGLKQMKTQSAEPVKGPLKGFLDILEKQINVVGQQSESMERRHKIATELMAIVEKLLRLLALTLPESMISITSTNGTELGLAVRKAGAQSQETVTLQQSKTQVELKWAGAPGQENKGFTLAGLLTYQGMSPILDGAARVEVAEWDKIGQTGKWAQERGRPSYRVLSPVVSAFVSDLDTQALSVILRFSHPVPEKKADLRRLCAYWNTSTRRWGTRGCNLQKLNATTTHCQCSHLTSFAVLMAFYELEDWTLDIITKVGLVISLLCLLLSIVTFLFCRALKGPRTTIHLHLCLALFIAYAVFLTGSSSTGNRVVCGVVAGLLHYFFLAAFCWMCLEGAELYLLVVQVFTPHGLRRHYMFLLGYGVPALVVGLSAATYHKGYGTARHCWLSLDKGFIWSFLAPVCIIIAVNAVIFVVTVWKLSLKFADINPDMSQLKKLRVLTITAIAQLCILGTTWIFGMFQFNQRSLVVSYIFVILNTLQGLFIFLLHCLLKQQVRDEYRRWLRCGGLKGPAKYSEFSSSTTTRGLQPSQESGL from the exons GGCTCTGCATCGCCCTGTGCCTGTGGGGCACCGTGGCCCAGAATAATGGCGTACAAG CTGTTCCCGCCCCTGCAGGTACCACTGAGGACTGCAACAACCATATGCTCTGCCCACCAAACGCCATGTGTGTGAACAGCACCCACTGCACCTGCCTGGATGGGTACCATTCAGGAAAGAATCGCTTCTTCACCGACACAACGGAGACCTGTGACG ATATTAACGAGTGTATGGAGCCGAGCCCGGCAGACTGTGGACACAACACAAACTGCAACAACACGGCTGGGTCTTACTTCTGCACCTGCCTCAATGGCTAcgagcccagctctgggaaaaCCAAATTCATGAACGCGAGTGAGAACACCTGCCAGG ATATTGACGAGTGTCGGGGCCTGAGCCCGGCAGACTGCGGACCCCACGCAAACTGCACCAACGTGCCTGGGAGTTACTCCTGCAGCTGCATCCATGGCTACGAGCCCAGCTCTGGGAATGCCAGCTTCACACACGCGAGTGGGGACACCTGCCAAG ATATTGACGAGTGTCGGGGCCCGAGCCCGGCAGACTGCGGACCCCACGCAAACTGCACCAACGTGCCTGGGagttcctcctgcagctgcaccgatggctacgagcccagctctgggaaagcCAAGTTCACGCACGCGAGGGAGAACACCTGCCAGG ACATTGACGAGTGCCAGCGAAACGCCACAGTCTGTGAGCCCCACGGGAACTGCATCAACATGCCAGGGAGTTACAGGTGTAAATGCAGTTGGGGATTTGGGAAGAGTCAAAGGGATACCTCTAAGATCTGCACAG ACATCGACGAGTGCCGCAAGACCCCAGATATCTGCGGCCCCAGGGCTACGTGTATCAACACTAAAGGGAGCTACCGGTGTGAGTGCCGGGCCGGCTACGTCCCCTCCAACAGGAACACGACCCTGTGCCAAG ACATCGACGAGTGCCACAAGACCCCAGATATCTGCGGCCCCAACGCCACGTGTATCAACACCAACGGGAGTTACTGGTGTGAGTGCCGGGCCGGCTACGTCCCCTCCAACGGGAACACGACCCTGTGCCAAG AGCTCACCTGCCTAACGCTGCTGGATGATGACAACTCTACAGAAGCCAAG AACCTCCTGGGGAGCTTCCAGGCCCAGGCGGGAAGCCTCTGCAAGGCGGCGCTGGAGGGGCTGAAGCAGATGAAGACTCAGAGCGCTGAGCCTGTGAAGGGGCCGCTGAAG GGCTTCTTGGACATTCTGGAGAAGCAGATAAATGTAGTCGGGCAGCAGAGCGAGAGCATGGAGCGGAGACACAAGATTGCAACGGAGCTGATGGCCATAGTGGAGAAGCTGCTGAGATTGCTGGCCCTGACCCTGCCTGAGAGCATGATCAGCATCACATCCACCAACGGCACAG agctggggctggcggTCAGGAAggctggggcccagagccaggagacCGTGACGCTGCAGCAGAGCAAGACGCAGGTGGAATTAAAGTGGGCCGGAGCCCCAGGGCAGGAAAATAAAG GCTTCACCCTGGCCGGGCTGCTGACCTACCAGGGGATGAGCCCCATCCTGGACGGTGCTGCGCGGGTGGAGGTGGCCGAGTGGGACAAGATCGGCCAGACGGGAAAGTGGGCGCAGGAACGGGGGCGGCCCAGCTACCGGGTGCTGTCTCCAGTGGTGTCGGCCTTCGTCAGTGACCTGGACACCCAGGCACTCTCCGTCATCCTCCGCTTCAGCCACCCGGTGCCG GAGAAGAAGGCCGACCTGCGCCGCCTCTGTGCCTACTGGAATACCAGCACCAGGCGCTGGGGCACCCGCGGCTGCAACCTGCAGAAGTTGAACGCCACCACCACCCACTGCCAGTGCAGCCACCTGACCAGCTTCGCCGTGCTCATGGCCTTCTACGAGCTGGAG GACTGGACCCTGGACATCATCACCAAGGTGGGGCTGGTGATCTCGCTGCTGTGCCTGCTGCTCTCCATCGTcaccttcctcttctgccgcGCCCTCAAGGGCCCCCGCACCACCATCCACCTGCACCTCTGCCTGGCGCTCTTCATCGCCTACGCCGTCTTCCTCACCGGCTCCTCCAGCACCGGCAACAGG GTGGTGTGCGGCGTGGTGGCCGGGCTCCTGCACTACTTCTTCCTGGCCGCCTTCTGCTGGATGTGCCTGGAGGGCGCCGAGCTCTACCTGCTGGTGGTTCAGGTCTTCACCCCCCACGGCCTCCGGCGCCATTACATGTTCCTGCTGGGCTACGGCGTGCCGGCCCTCGTCGTGGGCCTCTCGGCCGCCACCTACCACAAGGGCTACGGCACAGCGCGCCA ctgctGGCTCTCGCTGGACAAGGGCTTCATTTGGAGCTTCCTGGCGCCCGTCTGCATCATCATCGCG gtcaATGCCGTGATCTTCGTGGTCACCGTCTGGAAGCTGTCCCTGAAATTCGCGGACATCAACCCTGACATGAGCCAGCTGAAGAAGCTCAG ggtGCTCACCATCACGGCCATTGCCCAGCTCTGCATCCTGGGCACCACCTGGATCTTTGGCATGTTCCAGTTCAACCAGCGCAGCCTGGTCGTCTCCTACATCTTCGTCATCCTCAACACCCTGCAGGGGCTCTTCATCTTCCTGCTGCACTGTCTGCTCAAGCAACAG GTGAGGGACGAGTACCGCAGGTGGCTGAGGTGCGGCGGCCTCAAGGGACCGGCCAAGTACTCTGAGTTCAGCAGCTCGACCACCACACGG GGGCTCCAGCCTTCGCAGGAGTCAGGGTTGTAG
- the ADGRE5 gene encoding adhesion G protein-coupled receptor E5 isoform X6 yields MAPARRLLTLGEPPIPAPAPPGLCIALCLWGTVAQNNGVQAVPAPAGTTEDCNNHMLCPPNAMCVNSTHCTCLDGYHSGKNRFFTDTTETCDDINECMEPSPADCGHNTNCNNTAGSYFCTCLNGYEPSSGKTKFMNASENTCQDIDECRGLSPADCGPHANCTNVPGSYSCSCIHGYEPSSGNASFTHASGDTCQDIDECRGPSPADCGPHANCTNVPGSSSCSCTDGYEPSSGKAKFTHARENTCQDIDECQRNATVCEPHGNCINMPGSYRCKCSWGFGKSQRDTSKICTDIDECRKTPDICGPRATCINTKGSYRCECRAGYVPSNRNTTLCQELTCLTLLDDDNSTEAKNLLGSFQAQAGSLCKAALEGLKQMKTQSAEPVKGPLKGFLDILEKQINVVGQQSESMERRHKIATELMAIVEKLLRLLALTLPESMISITSTNGTELGLAVRKAGAQSQETVTLQQSKTQVELKWAGAPGQENKGFTLAGLLTYQGMSPILDGAARVEVAEWDKIGQTGKWAQERGRPSYRVLSPVVSAFVSDLDTQALSVILRFSHPVPEKKADLRRLCAYWNTSTRRWGTRGCNLQKLNATTTHCQCSHLTSFAVLMAFYELEDWTLDIITKVGLVISLLCLLLSIVTFLFCRALKGPRTTIHLHLCLALFIAYAVFLTGSSSTGNRVVCGVVAGLLHYFFLAAFCWMCLEGAELYLLVVQVFTPHGLRRHYMFLLGYGVPALVVGLSAATYHKGYGTARHCWLSLDKGFIWSFLAPVCIIIAVNAVIFVVTVWKLSLKFADINPDMSQLKKLRVLTITAIAQLCILGTTWIFGMFQFNQRSLVVSYIFVILNTLQGLFIFLLHCLLKQQVRDEYRRWLRCGGLKGPAKYSEFSSSTTTRQGLQPSQESGL; encoded by the exons GGCTCTGCATCGCCCTGTGCCTGTGGGGCACCGTGGCCCAGAATAATGGCGTACAAG CTGTTCCCGCCCCTGCAGGTACCACTGAGGACTGCAACAACCATATGCTCTGCCCACCAAACGCCATGTGTGTGAACAGCACCCACTGCACCTGCCTGGATGGGTACCATTCAGGAAAGAATCGCTTCTTCACCGACACAACGGAGACCTGTGACG ATATTAACGAGTGTATGGAGCCGAGCCCGGCAGACTGTGGACACAACACAAACTGCAACAACACGGCTGGGTCTTACTTCTGCACCTGCCTCAATGGCTAcgagcccagctctgggaaaaCCAAATTCATGAACGCGAGTGAGAACACCTGCCAGG ATATTGACGAGTGTCGGGGCCTGAGCCCGGCAGACTGCGGACCCCACGCAAACTGCACCAACGTGCCTGGGAGTTACTCCTGCAGCTGCATCCATGGCTACGAGCCCAGCTCTGGGAATGCCAGCTTCACACACGCGAGTGGGGACACCTGCCAAG ATATTGACGAGTGTCGGGGCCCGAGCCCGGCAGACTGCGGACCCCACGCAAACTGCACCAACGTGCCTGGGagttcctcctgcagctgcaccgatggctacgagcccagctctgggaaagcCAAGTTCACGCACGCGAGGGAGAACACCTGCCAGG ACATTGACGAGTGCCAGCGAAACGCCACAGTCTGTGAGCCCCACGGGAACTGCATCAACATGCCAGGGAGTTACAGGTGTAAATGCAGTTGGGGATTTGGGAAGAGTCAAAGGGATACCTCTAAGATCTGCACAG ACATCGACGAGTGCCGCAAGACCCCAGATATCTGCGGCCCCAGGGCTACGTGTATCAACACTAAAGGGAGCTACCGGTGTGAGTGCCGGGCCGGCTACGTCCCCTCCAACAGGAACACGACCCTGTGCCAAG AGCTCACCTGCCTAACGCTGCTGGATGATGACAACTCTACAGAAGCCAAG AACCTCCTGGGGAGCTTCCAGGCCCAGGCGGGAAGCCTCTGCAAGGCGGCGCTGGAGGGGCTGAAGCAGATGAAGACTCAGAGCGCTGAGCCTGTGAAGGGGCCGCTGAAG GGCTTCTTGGACATTCTGGAGAAGCAGATAAATGTAGTCGGGCAGCAGAGCGAGAGCATGGAGCGGAGACACAAGATTGCAACGGAGCTGATGGCCATAGTGGAGAAGCTGCTGAGATTGCTGGCCCTGACCCTGCCTGAGAGCATGATCAGCATCACATCCACCAACGGCACAG agctggggctggcggTCAGGAAggctggggcccagagccaggagacCGTGACGCTGCAGCAGAGCAAGACGCAGGTGGAATTAAAGTGGGCCGGAGCCCCAGGGCAGGAAAATAAAG GCTTCACCCTGGCCGGGCTGCTGACCTACCAGGGGATGAGCCCCATCCTGGACGGTGCTGCGCGGGTGGAGGTGGCCGAGTGGGACAAGATCGGCCAGACGGGAAAGTGGGCGCAGGAACGGGGGCGGCCCAGCTACCGGGTGCTGTCTCCAGTGGTGTCGGCCTTCGTCAGTGACCTGGACACCCAGGCACTCTCCGTCATCCTCCGCTTCAGCCACCCGGTGCCG GAGAAGAAGGCCGACCTGCGCCGCCTCTGTGCCTACTGGAATACCAGCACCAGGCGCTGGGGCACCCGCGGCTGCAACCTGCAGAAGTTGAACGCCACCACCACCCACTGCCAGTGCAGCCACCTGACCAGCTTCGCCGTGCTCATGGCCTTCTACGAGCTGGAG GACTGGACCCTGGACATCATCACCAAGGTGGGGCTGGTGATCTCGCTGCTGTGCCTGCTGCTCTCCATCGTcaccttcctcttctgccgcGCCCTCAAGGGCCCCCGCACCACCATCCACCTGCACCTCTGCCTGGCGCTCTTCATCGCCTACGCCGTCTTCCTCACCGGCTCCTCCAGCACCGGCAACAGG GTGGTGTGCGGCGTGGTGGCCGGGCTCCTGCACTACTTCTTCCTGGCCGCCTTCTGCTGGATGTGCCTGGAGGGCGCCGAGCTCTACCTGCTGGTGGTTCAGGTCTTCACCCCCCACGGCCTCCGGCGCCATTACATGTTCCTGCTGGGCTACGGCGTGCCGGCCCTCGTCGTGGGCCTCTCGGCCGCCACCTACCACAAGGGCTACGGCACAGCGCGCCA ctgctGGCTCTCGCTGGACAAGGGCTTCATTTGGAGCTTCCTGGCGCCCGTCTGCATCATCATCGCG gtcaATGCCGTGATCTTCGTGGTCACCGTCTGGAAGCTGTCCCTGAAATTCGCGGACATCAACCCTGACATGAGCCAGCTGAAGAAGCTCAG ggtGCTCACCATCACGGCCATTGCCCAGCTCTGCATCCTGGGCACCACCTGGATCTTTGGCATGTTCCAGTTCAACCAGCGCAGCCTGGTCGTCTCCTACATCTTCGTCATCCTCAACACCCTGCAGGGGCTCTTCATCTTCCTGCTGCACTGTCTGCTCAAGCAACAG GTGAGGGACGAGTACCGCAGGTGGCTGAGGTGCGGCGGCCTCAAGGGACCGGCCAAGTACTCTGAGTTCAGCAGCTCGACCACCACACGG cAGGGGCTCCAGCCTTCGCAGGAGTCAGGGTTGTAG
- the ADGRE5 gene encoding adhesion G protein-coupled receptor E5 isoform X7, with amino-acid sequence MAPARRLLTLGEPPIPAPAPPGLCIALCLWGTVAQNNGVQAVPAPAGTTEDCNNHMLCPPNAMCVNSTHCTCLDGYHSGKNRFFTDTTETCDDINECMEPSPADCGHNTNCNNTAGSYFCTCLNGYEPSSGKTKFMNASENTCQDIDECRGLSPADCGPHANCTNVPGSYSCSCIHGYEPSSGNASFTHASGDTCQDIDECRGPSPADCGPHANCTNVPGSSSCSCTDGYEPSSGKAKFTHARENTCQDIDECQRNATVCEPHGNCINMPGSYRCKCSWGFGKSQRDTSKICTDIDECHKTPDICGPNATCINTNGSYWCECRAGYVPSNGNTTLCQELTCLTLLDDDNSTEAKNLLGSFQAQAGSLCKAALEGLKQMKTQSAEPVKGPLKGFLDILEKQINVVGQQSESMERRHKIATELMAIVEKLLRLLALTLPESMISITSTNGTELGLAVRKAGAQSQETVTLQQSKTQVELKWAGAPGQENKGFTLAGLLTYQGMSPILDGAARVEVAEWDKIGQTGKWAQERGRPSYRVLSPVVSAFVSDLDTQALSVILRFSHPVPEKKADLRRLCAYWNTSTRRWGTRGCNLQKLNATTTHCQCSHLTSFAVLMAFYELEDWTLDIITKVGLVISLLCLLLSIVTFLFCRALKGPRTTIHLHLCLALFIAYAVFLTGSSSTGNRVVCGVVAGLLHYFFLAAFCWMCLEGAELYLLVVQVFTPHGLRRHYMFLLGYGVPALVVGLSAATYHKGYGTARHCWLSLDKGFIWSFLAPVCIIIAVNAVIFVVTVWKLSLKFADINPDMSQLKKLRVLTITAIAQLCILGTTWIFGMFQFNQRSLVVSYIFVILNTLQGLFIFLLHCLLKQQVRDEYRRWLRCGGLKGPAKYSEFSSSTTTRQGLQPSQESGL; translated from the exons GGCTCTGCATCGCCCTGTGCCTGTGGGGCACCGTGGCCCAGAATAATGGCGTACAAG CTGTTCCCGCCCCTGCAGGTACCACTGAGGACTGCAACAACCATATGCTCTGCCCACCAAACGCCATGTGTGTGAACAGCACCCACTGCACCTGCCTGGATGGGTACCATTCAGGAAAGAATCGCTTCTTCACCGACACAACGGAGACCTGTGACG ATATTAACGAGTGTATGGAGCCGAGCCCGGCAGACTGTGGACACAACACAAACTGCAACAACACGGCTGGGTCTTACTTCTGCACCTGCCTCAATGGCTAcgagcccagctctgggaaaaCCAAATTCATGAACGCGAGTGAGAACACCTGCCAGG ATATTGACGAGTGTCGGGGCCTGAGCCCGGCAGACTGCGGACCCCACGCAAACTGCACCAACGTGCCTGGGAGTTACTCCTGCAGCTGCATCCATGGCTACGAGCCCAGCTCTGGGAATGCCAGCTTCACACACGCGAGTGGGGACACCTGCCAAG ATATTGACGAGTGTCGGGGCCCGAGCCCGGCAGACTGCGGACCCCACGCAAACTGCACCAACGTGCCTGGGagttcctcctgcagctgcaccgatggctacgagcccagctctgggaaagcCAAGTTCACGCACGCGAGGGAGAACACCTGCCAGG ACATTGACGAGTGCCAGCGAAACGCCACAGTCTGTGAGCCCCACGGGAACTGCATCAACATGCCAGGGAGTTACAGGTGTAAATGCAGTTGGGGATTTGGGAAGAGTCAAAGGGATACCTCTAAGATCTGCACAG ACATCGACGAGTGCCACAAGACCCCAGATATCTGCGGCCCCAACGCCACGTGTATCAACACCAACGGGAGTTACTGGTGTGAGTGCCGGGCCGGCTACGTCCCCTCCAACGGGAACACGACCCTGTGCCAAG AGCTCACCTGCCTAACGCTGCTGGATGATGACAACTCTACAGAAGCCAAG AACCTCCTGGGGAGCTTCCAGGCCCAGGCGGGAAGCCTCTGCAAGGCGGCGCTGGAGGGGCTGAAGCAGATGAAGACTCAGAGCGCTGAGCCTGTGAAGGGGCCGCTGAAG GGCTTCTTGGACATTCTGGAGAAGCAGATAAATGTAGTCGGGCAGCAGAGCGAGAGCATGGAGCGGAGACACAAGATTGCAACGGAGCTGATGGCCATAGTGGAGAAGCTGCTGAGATTGCTGGCCCTGACCCTGCCTGAGAGCATGATCAGCATCACATCCACCAACGGCACAG agctggggctggcggTCAGGAAggctggggcccagagccaggagacCGTGACGCTGCAGCAGAGCAAGACGCAGGTGGAATTAAAGTGGGCCGGAGCCCCAGGGCAGGAAAATAAAG GCTTCACCCTGGCCGGGCTGCTGACCTACCAGGGGATGAGCCCCATCCTGGACGGTGCTGCGCGGGTGGAGGTGGCCGAGTGGGACAAGATCGGCCAGACGGGAAAGTGGGCGCAGGAACGGGGGCGGCCCAGCTACCGGGTGCTGTCTCCAGTGGTGTCGGCCTTCGTCAGTGACCTGGACACCCAGGCACTCTCCGTCATCCTCCGCTTCAGCCACCCGGTGCCG GAGAAGAAGGCCGACCTGCGCCGCCTCTGTGCCTACTGGAATACCAGCACCAGGCGCTGGGGCACCCGCGGCTGCAACCTGCAGAAGTTGAACGCCACCACCACCCACTGCCAGTGCAGCCACCTGACCAGCTTCGCCGTGCTCATGGCCTTCTACGAGCTGGAG GACTGGACCCTGGACATCATCACCAAGGTGGGGCTGGTGATCTCGCTGCTGTGCCTGCTGCTCTCCATCGTcaccttcctcttctgccgcGCCCTCAAGGGCCCCCGCACCACCATCCACCTGCACCTCTGCCTGGCGCTCTTCATCGCCTACGCCGTCTTCCTCACCGGCTCCTCCAGCACCGGCAACAGG GTGGTGTGCGGCGTGGTGGCCGGGCTCCTGCACTACTTCTTCCTGGCCGCCTTCTGCTGGATGTGCCTGGAGGGCGCCGAGCTCTACCTGCTGGTGGTTCAGGTCTTCACCCCCCACGGCCTCCGGCGCCATTACATGTTCCTGCTGGGCTACGGCGTGCCGGCCCTCGTCGTGGGCCTCTCGGCCGCCACCTACCACAAGGGCTACGGCACAGCGCGCCA ctgctGGCTCTCGCTGGACAAGGGCTTCATTTGGAGCTTCCTGGCGCCCGTCTGCATCATCATCGCG gtcaATGCCGTGATCTTCGTGGTCACCGTCTGGAAGCTGTCCCTGAAATTCGCGGACATCAACCCTGACATGAGCCAGCTGAAGAAGCTCAG ggtGCTCACCATCACGGCCATTGCCCAGCTCTGCATCCTGGGCACCACCTGGATCTTTGGCATGTTCCAGTTCAACCAGCGCAGCCTGGTCGTCTCCTACATCTTCGTCATCCTCAACACCCTGCAGGGGCTCTTCATCTTCCTGCTGCACTGTCTGCTCAAGCAACAG GTGAGGGACGAGTACCGCAGGTGGCTGAGGTGCGGCGGCCTCAAGGGACCGGCCAAGTACTCTGAGTTCAGCAGCTCGACCACCACACGG cAGGGGCTCCAGCCTTCGCAGGAGTCAGGGTTGTAG
- the ADGRE5 gene encoding adhesion G protein-coupled receptor E5 isoform X37 yields the protein MAPARRLLTLGLCIALCLWGTVAQNNGVQGTTEDCNNHMLCPPNAMCVNSTHCTCLDGYHSGKNRFFTDTTETCDDINECMEPSPADCGHNTNCNNTAGSYFCTCLNGYEPSSGKTKFMNASENTCQDIDECHKTPDICGPNATCINTNGSYWCECRAGYVPSNGNTTLCQELTCLTLLDDDNSTEAKNLLGSFQAQAGSLCKAALEGLKQMKTQSAEPVKGPLKGFLDILEKQINVVGQQSESMERRHKIATELMAIVEKLLRLLALTLPESMISITSTNGTELGLAVRKAGAQSQETVTLQQSKTQVELKWAGAPGQENKGFTLAGLLTYQGMSPILDGAARVEVAEWDKIGQTGKWAQERGRPSYRVLSPVVSAFVSDLDTQALSVILRFSHPVPEKKADLRRLCAYWNTSTRRWGTRGCNLQKLNATTTHCQCSHLTSFAVLMAFYELEDWTLDIITKVGLVISLLCLLLSIVTFLFCRALKGPRTTIHLHLCLALFIAYAVFLTGSSSTGNRVVCGVVAGLLHYFFLAAFCWMCLEGAELYLLVVQVFTPHGLRRHYMFLLGYGVPALVVGLSAATYHKGYGTARHCWLSLDKGFIWSFLAPVCIIIAVNAVIFVVTVWKLSLKFADINPDMSQLKKLRVLTITAIAQLCILGTTWIFGMFQFNQRSLVVSYIFVILNTLQGLFIFLLHCLLKQQVRDEYRRWLRCGGLKGPAKYSEFSSSTTTRQGLQPSQESGL from the exons GGCTCTGCATCGCCCTGTGCCTGTGGGGCACCGTGGCCCAGAATAATGGCGTACAAG GTACCACTGAGGACTGCAACAACCATATGCTCTGCCCACCAAACGCCATGTGTGTGAACAGCACCCACTGCACCTGCCTGGATGGGTACCATTCAGGAAAGAATCGCTTCTTCACCGACACAACGGAGACCTGTGACG ATATTAACGAGTGTATGGAGCCGAGCCCGGCAGACTGTGGACACAACACAAACTGCAACAACACGGCTGGGTCTTACTTCTGCACCTGCCTCAATGGCTAcgagcccagctctgggaaaaCCAAATTCATGAACGCGAGTGAGAACACCTGCCAGG ACATCGACGAGTGCCACAAGACCCCAGATATCTGCGGCCCCAACGCCACGTGTATCAACACCAACGGGAGTTACTGGTGTGAGTGCCGGGCCGGCTACGTCCCCTCCAACGGGAACACGACCCTGTGCCAAG AGCTCACCTGCCTAACGCTGCTGGATGATGACAACTCTACAGAAGCCAAG AACCTCCTGGGGAGCTTCCAGGCCCAGGCGGGAAGCCTCTGCAAGGCGGCGCTGGAGGGGCTGAAGCAGATGAAGACTCAGAGCGCTGAGCCTGTGAAGGGGCCGCTGAAG GGCTTCTTGGACATTCTGGAGAAGCAGATAAATGTAGTCGGGCAGCAGAGCGAGAGCATGGAGCGGAGACACAAGATTGCAACGGAGCTGATGGCCATAGTGGAGAAGCTGCTGAGATTGCTGGCCCTGACCCTGCCTGAGAGCATGATCAGCATCACATCCACCAACGGCACAG agctggggctggcggTCAGGAAggctggggcccagagccaggagacCGTGACGCTGCAGCAGAGCAAGACGCAGGTGGAATTAAAGTGGGCCGGAGCCCCAGGGCAGGAAAATAAAG GCTTCACCCTGGCCGGGCTGCTGACCTACCAGGGGATGAGCCCCATCCTGGACGGTGCTGCGCGGGTGGAGGTGGCCGAGTGGGACAAGATCGGCCAGACGGGAAAGTGGGCGCAGGAACGGGGGCGGCCCAGCTACCGGGTGCTGTCTCCAGTGGTGTCGGCCTTCGTCAGTGACCTGGACACCCAGGCACTCTCCGTCATCCTCCGCTTCAGCCACCCGGTGCCG GAGAAGAAGGCCGACCTGCGCCGCCTCTGTGCCTACTGGAATACCAGCACCAGGCGCTGGGGCACCCGCGGCTGCAACCTGCAGAAGTTGAACGCCACCACCACCCACTGCCAGTGCAGCCACCTGACCAGCTTCGCCGTGCTCATGGCCTTCTACGAGCTGGAG GACTGGACCCTGGACATCATCACCAAGGTGGGGCTGGTGATCTCGCTGCTGTGCCTGCTGCTCTCCATCGTcaccttcctcttctgccgcGCCCTCAAGGGCCCCCGCACCACCATCCACCTGCACCTCTGCCTGGCGCTCTTCATCGCCTACGCCGTCTTCCTCACCGGCTCCTCCAGCACCGGCAACAGG GTGGTGTGCGGCGTGGTGGCCGGGCTCCTGCACTACTTCTTCCTGGCCGCCTTCTGCTGGATGTGCCTGGAGGGCGCCGAGCTCTACCTGCTGGTGGTTCAGGTCTTCACCCCCCACGGCCTCCGGCGCCATTACATGTTCCTGCTGGGCTACGGCGTGCCGGCCCTCGTCGTGGGCCTCTCGGCCGCCACCTACCACAAGGGCTACGGCACAGCGCGCCA ctgctGGCTCTCGCTGGACAAGGGCTTCATTTGGAGCTTCCTGGCGCCCGTCTGCATCATCATCGCG gtcaATGCCGTGATCTTCGTGGTCACCGTCTGGAAGCTGTCCCTGAAATTCGCGGACATCAACCCTGACATGAGCCAGCTGAAGAAGCTCAG ggtGCTCACCATCACGGCCATTGCCCAGCTCTGCATCCTGGGCACCACCTGGATCTTTGGCATGTTCCAGTTCAACCAGCGCAGCCTGGTCGTCTCCTACATCTTCGTCATCCTCAACACCCTGCAGGGGCTCTTCATCTTCCTGCTGCACTGTCTGCTCAAGCAACAG GTGAGGGACGAGTACCGCAGGTGGCTGAGGTGCGGCGGCCTCAAGGGACCGGCCAAGTACTCTGAGTTCAGCAGCTCGACCACCACACGG cAGGGGCTCCAGCCTTCGCAGGAGTCAGGGTTGTAG